A genome region from Tachyglossus aculeatus isolate mTacAcu1 chromosome 1, mTacAcu1.pri, whole genome shotgun sequence includes the following:
- the LOC119931329 gene encoding alpha-1-antitrypsin-like: MLSLGLLPLPGPSASLNGILGSGFWTDPIIIVGDSIIQLKMSPSVFLLLLVAGLLPAARCDEVITTPAAPQDPAESLTPSYQFSVNMFDFALNLYRQLASDSNSTNIFFSPLSISSAFALLSLGARSATQTQILEGLGFNLTRISEAEIHKSFQDKVRSLTRADREFQLDMGSALFVDNKLKLLERFLEDAKNLYSSEAFSTDFNDPVAAEKQINDYVEKATHGKIMELVKDLDLQTLLVVVNFISLKVKWEKPFDEENTKEGDFFVDEKTTVRVPMMQRLGMYNFMYDRELSCHVVLMQYVGNASAYFVLPQQGKTKQVEDKLSKDRILNWLESLQRRSLNLVLPKFSISSTYQLEKILGKLGMTDVFSNKADLSGLTDQVHLKVSKAVHKAMLNVDEKGTEAAAATAVEVMPLSLPPTVVYNHPFLVIIFDKNTQTTLFMGKIVNPTAP, from the exons ATGCTTAGcctgggcctcctccccctccctgggcCATCGGCCTCCTTAAATGGCATCTTAGGGAGCGGGTTCTGGACAGACCCGATCATCATCGTGGGTGACTCCATCATTCAACT GAAGATGTCACCCTCtgtcttcctgctgctgctggttgCTGGGCTCCTTCCTGCGGCCCGCTGTGATGAGGTCATTACCACACCAGCTGCTCCCCAGGACCCCGCCGAGAGCCTCACACCTTCCTACCAGTTCTCGGTCAACATGTTCGACTTTGCATTGAATCTGTACCGGCaactggcttctgactccaactcCACCAACATCTTCTTCTCCCCACTGAGCATATCCTCAGCCTTCGCCCTGCTGTCCCTGGGAGCCCGGTCGGCCACCCAAACCCAGATCCTCGAGGGCCTCGGGTTCAACTTGACACGCATCTCAGAGGCAGAGATCCACAAGAGCTTCCAGGACAAAGTCCGCTCCCTCACTCGGGCCGACAGAGAGTTCCAGCTGGACATGGGTAGTGCTTTGTTTGTGGACAACAAACTCAAGCTGCTGGAACGCTTCTTGGAGGACGCTAAGAACTTGTACTCCTCGGAAGCCTTCTCAACCGACTTCAATGACCCGGTGGCGGCTGAGAAGCAGATCAACGATTATGTGGAGAAGGCAACGCATGGGAAGATCATGGAACTGGTCAAGGACCTTGATTTACAAACCCTCTTGGTCGTGGTGAATTTTATCTCCCTTAAAG TGAAATGGGAGAAACCTTTCGATGAGGAAAATACCAAGGAGGGTGACTTTTTTGTGGATGAGAAGACGACAGTGAGAGTGCCCATGATGCAGAGGCTGGGCATGTACAACTTCATGTACGACAGAGAACTCTCGTGCCACGTGGTGCTGATGCAATATGTCGGCAATGCCTCCGCTTATTTTGTGCTACCACAGCAAGGGAAAACGAAGCAGGTGGAGGACAAACTGTCGAAGGATCGTATTCTGAATTGGTTGGAATCTCTGCAAAGGAG GTCGCTCAACTTGGTTCTTCCCAAATTTTCCATTTCAAGCACCTACCAGCTTGAAAAGATCCTGGGAAAACTGGGCATGACTGACGTGTTCAGTAACAAGGCTGACCTCTCTGGCCTCACGGACCAGGTCCATCTCAAGGTCTCAAAA GCCGTGCACAAGGCCATGCTGAACGTTGATGAGAAAGGGACCGAGGCAGCAGCGGCCACTGCCGTGGAAGTCATGCCcctgtcccttcctcccaccgTGGTCTACAACCACCCCTTCCTGGTGATCATTTTTGATAAAAACACTCAGACCACGCTTTTCATGGGGAAGATCGTCAATCCCACGGCCCCATGA